In Methanofollis aquaemaris, the genomic window GATCTATGAAATCTTCAGGGATGACATATGAGAGTCAAAAATGTCTTCCGTTTGAATGATTGGGATTTTCGATCGTTTTTTATTTTCGTGCTGTCTCTCCAGCTCGCCCTTATAGGCACCTTTATTCTTGACACCTTCGGTCTCTCACTTCCTTTCCTCAGGGAAATGATCGGATTTCTCTATCTCACCTTTGTCCCCGGTTATCTCTTCCTGCGCATCTTTCGGATCCACCATCTTGGCAATATCGAGACATTCCTCTATGCTATAGGGCTTTCCTTTGCGTTTCTGATGTTTACCGGGTTATTTATGAACACCGTCTACCCATTTTTCGGTATCATCCACCCGATCACCCTCGTATCGGTGATGATTACCATCAGCGTCATGGTGTTTTTCCTCTGTATCCTCGCCTATGTGCGGGACCGTACATTTTCGGCTCATGATCTGCTCCCTCTTGGGGATGTCTTCTCGCCACCGGTACTCTTCTTCTCTCTGTTCCCTTTCGTGGCAATCTGGGGGAGTTATCTCATGAACCACTATCAGAGTACTCTCCTCCAGATGGGCCTCCTGATGGCCATTGCCATCGTCCCTGTGATAGTGATGTTCACTCGTCTTATTCCTGAAAAATACTATCCTTATATTCTATTTACCCTCGCTCTCGCTCTCCTCTTTCATACCGCTCTCATCACAAGGTACGTCTGGGGCTGGGACATTCAAGAAGAGTTCTATTTATCAAATTTTGTCGTCTCAGAATCGTTCTGGGATCCTACGATCTATCGAAACTGTAATGCTATGCTCAGCCTTGTCATGCTGGCTCCCATTTACTCACTTGTCCTCGATATGGGTATGGACTGGATCTTCAAGATCCTGTACCCCTTCTTCTTTGCTCTTGTCCCTCTGGGCCTGTATTTGTTTATCGGGAGGCAGACCAATGAAAAAATCGCTTTTTTGAGTGGTTTCTTCTTTATGTCCATATACACCTTCTACATGAGTATGCCATCTCTCGCCCGGCAGGAGATCGCTGAACTCTATCTTGTCATCATCCTTCTTGCAATGATCAATCAGGATCTGAAATGGCGGCAAAAATCGGCTCTTTTTGCATTATTCAGTGTTTCTCTGGTTGTTTCCCACTATGGGATCGCATATCTCTTTGTATTTATTTTATTTTGTTCCTGGGCCATAGTGGCTGTGGAGAGTCGTTTCCATCTCCTGGATATAACTAGTCGAATCCTCACCGGGATACAGGATCGATGGGGTCATTTCAGAGGTCTGAAGATGCAAAAATTCTCGTTTCACCCCTCGGTCCTCCCTCTCAATCTGGTGATGATATATCTTATATTCCTCTCGATCTGGTATATTTACACCGCGAGTTCAAAGCCCTTTGATATTGGCGTCATCATTCTGGATCAGGTCGTTGAAAGTACCTCCTCTGAACTGTTGAGTCCTGATGCTGCCCAGGGGATGGCAATGATCACAAATCCGGCAACGACACCTCTTCATGAGATTGGTAAGTACATGCATCTGTTGACAATATCCTTTATTGGGCTTGGATTTGTCGCTACTCTCTTTGGTCAGATCAAGACCCGTTTTGATCCCAGATATCTCCTCTTCTCTTTTGTGGCACTTGGCCTCTGTTTCGGAGGGGTTGCTCTCCCCTATTTTGCCAGTGCGATCAATGCTCCGAGACTCTATCAGATCTGTCTCATTCTTCTGGCACCATTCTGTATCATCGGGGGTTTGGCTGTTCTTTCAGGAGCAATGAATCGACTCGGTCGTCCGGAGGCACCATATAAATTATTATCTGTATTTTTTGCCGTTTTCATCTTGTTCAATTGCGGATGGGTTTATGAGGTCTCTCACGATAGGTCGACATCTTTTGCCCTCAATGATGAGGTCGATCTGGTTCATTTCAACCAGATGGAGATCACCGGGGGAGAGTGGTTGGCATCTCTGACATCCAAGAACAGGATCTATGCAGACACCTATCGATACCAGTTATTCAAACGATATTATGGTCGTCCTGCTATGCGTGTAAACCCTACGACACTCTTACAGGAAGATGACTACATGTATCTTTTCATGGGTACTTCGAATGTCCAGACCAAAATGCTGGCCGTTCATTCTTCGAGAGGAGTTACGTTGGTTTTTGATCGTTATGATGTCTCATCGCCTCTTCTCTCCTACGACCTTATCTACAACAATGAGGGTGCGGAGGTGTATTATTAGGACTCTGGAGATTCGCTCATGAACCGAAAGCACACCTCAAGCATACCGCATGAAAATCTTTCATCGTAGATCTTCGAAGTGTGGAAGGATCCTTGATATCTCTCAATCGCGACTGTGGGGCGAGGTAGGCACCACCTCAATCGCCGCCCCTCGTCTCTCTTTGCTGTGAGGGATTCAGGGGGTTCGCCCCCCTGGCGCAAGGCGGCGGTGAAGATTCTGCGATAGGGGTGGCACGTCTGATCCCTCATCATCTCACACAAAATATCTGACTTTGTAGATACGCAGATGAAAGGATCTTTCAAGCCGACACCATGAAAAACCCGGCGAGAGCGTAGGGTGAAGACACGTCGATCAGATGGGCCGCCCCCACAGAAGAACGAAAAAATTTTTGTCACGCTCTCGCGCCGGGGGGCCTTGCCCCCGGACCCCCCACGTATGAAGATAGGCGAGGGGCGGCAATTGAACAGTATCCTTCAGGTGCCCGGTTGCGAGGAGAGGAATCAAGTATCCCTCCGCACTCGGGAGAACTGCAACGAGAAATATTCAACCACGTATGCTTGAACCCGGGGTTCATGCTCAATTCTACAGAACCATCCATTCGCATAACTTCCCTGACCAAGAACACAATGATCGTGATTCTGGATTCTGTTCCCGGAACGGCTCTGTATAATCGCTCATGAAGCGAAAGCACGCCTCAGGCATACCTCCTGAAAAGTTTTTCATGGTAAATTCTCTAGGTGGTTATCTCTGCGGGGGGCTAGCCGCCCCCCGGTCCCCCCGCGTCAAGATAGGACAGGGGACGGGAACTCCCTCTTCATGTTCGCTGATTTTGCCTTCCCAACCCTATCTTCATATCGGGGGTCCGGGGGCAGCGCCCCCGGCGCGAGCATGCGGGAAGGCGGGTGGGTCACGCTTGTACCCAGAAGAGGTAAGGATTTCCTATGAAAAACAAAAAAGAATGGGTGGAAAAGCTCCGCTCTTTAAATCTGCCACCCCCGCCATTGGGTTGGGGAGCGGGTCTGAATTTTACAATGAATTTCCTATACGCGTTCTAAGACGCATGTCTGCTTTCAAGAGACACCTGATTCATTTCTACAACGGGCTCGAGGCCCAAAAATCCTTCAACCTTTGCTCCCCAGGGCACCTATTTGGGACAAAACATAATACGTTTTTCATGGTGCCGGCTTGAAAGCCCCTTTCATCTGCGTTTCTACAAAGCCCACGGAACTATTTTCCTATCTCATGATCCTCTTCAGTCTCTCATGAAGTGATTGCACAGTGCCGCACCATTGGTCAACCACGCGTCTTTCCCGGAGCAATAATCTAAAATCTTATGGTACATCCTCAACTGCTCCCCTCTCATGTAGGTGTTGTGCCAGAGGATGGTCATGACGCCATGGCACTGCTCGACCGTATCGATCACCTGTTTCGTGATCTCCCATGCCTGTGATGCATCCAGTTTCATGTACAGATCAAAGGTGCAGTCCATGATCGCGAGGGGGATCTCAAGGAGGTCGATGGATTGATTCTTTGAGAGATTATATGGGATGAAAGGGTGACACATGCCGTTTCTGAACCCTATACAGTCGGCATACCCGAAGGTCGTGTCGTACTTGAATCCTGCCTCTCTGATATATTCCCAGGTTTCTGGAACCCTGAAGCGGAGATAATGGTTCCGATACCCGACAGGCGGTCGCCCGAGCACATCTTCAAGACGTTTTTTTTCTTCCCTGATCTTTTCCGGGTTGTTGTAGGCGTCATGTCCACCGTGGAGGCCGACCTCCCAGCCGCGGTTGATGATGGTGCCGATCTCTCCTTCGAGGTCTTCGATGTTGAAGGCATGATCCGGATCGCCGTCCTCCAATGCGAGGAAGAAGAAGGTCGAAGATCCTCCGTAACATTCTTCGAGATCCATGATCTCGCTGAAATTACAGAGAGGGAGTTTTTTTGAGCGCATATTGGCAAGGGCCGATCGGATCCCCTGTATATCACTATTTCTGAGTGATCCCAGTGCTGCGAGCCCTTTGAAGGGGATCGATCGGTAGGCTTCGTCGATATCGTGGGTCAGACAGACTGCAAAGGTTTTGTCGTCTGGATAATCGATGTTATGGCCTACATCATGGAGGTACCTGGATGCATGGGGAGTGAAGATGTCGCGGCAATTGCTCGCGAAGTGAGGAAATCGGTCATATTGATCTCGTATTCGGTTGTCGTACTCTTCTTTTCTGGTGTATAGATCCCAGAGCGGAGGGTTCTGGCGAAGAAGACGAAGTGCTCTTTCTGGATATTTTTTCACACCCATTATTTTATGGGTCGAAAGATTCCAGGATTCAGGTTTCGAAGACGTATTATGGCCCCCCCGTTGTTCTTCTGATCCCGATGGTCGAGAGAAATGGATGCCTCTCCGAGCCTCAGGATTGCCATGAAAAAATACCAGTGGTATTTTTCAAAGAACCACCTGAAACTCCTTCTCATAAGGGATCCTATAATATCTTTCTCACTGTGGACGTCTCGTGGGGGGTCGGAGATCGCTCTGCGTACTTTTGATCTCCGGGATCGTAAATTTGAAAATTCGGCTCCGGATGACCACTCATGAGATGAATTTTCGGTTCTTTAAAATCGAGCATGAGCCAAAAACACGCCTCAGGCATACTCCATGAAAAGTTTTTCATGGATCATACCCCAAAACTCTCAGAGAGTAGAACACTCACTTGAACCAAAGTACTTCCTTCCGGAAATTATGAACGCATATCTTCTACCTGGGGGCGAGTGACCCCCGGAACCCTCCACAGATGAAGATTGGTGAGGGCTCGCATCCCTTTTTTCATGATCTTCTCTTCGCCTTCCCGACCCTATCGCAATCCCGGGGGTCCGGGGGCAGCGCCCCCGGCGCGAGCATGTTGGAAACCATATCGATCAGACGGGCCGCCCCTATTGAAGGATTCTCGCTCTGAACAATTTTCATGCAGTATACTTGAGGCGTGCTCTCGACTCATGCCCGATTCTACAGAGTCGATATTTCATTGGTTGAGCATGAGGCACGCCTCATGGAGGTTTCATAGTAAACCCTCTGCAGGGCTCGGTGAACCCCCTTCAGTGAGATCCTGTCTCCCCGGAGGATGATGCTTTTCTCCATCCGTCCGGAGATGCAAATCATTATATAAATGAAACCGGTGTTTATCTGCGGGGGGAGCATGGTTTTTCACGGGGGGTGGAAGATCTAACATTCAATATCACACGCTCTCCTATTCCCGGAAGCATATTAAAACTCTTTCCGGGACGTTATGGTGATTTGAAAGCACATGTGGGGGGTAAGGAGTGTGCGTGGGGTCGAGGTCTCGGTTCCATCTTCAGAGGAGTATAAACATCCGGGAAGATCGGATCGATCCAAATATTATGATCTTAAAAATGCCGGATTGCCATTTCCTGGACTTCGTGATCTTGCCGTCGGTCATGTCGTCGCTGCAATGCCTGCTTTCAACGAGGAGCACCAGATCGCCAGGACCATCCTTGCGGTGAAGAGGTATGTCGATTATGTCATCGTCGTCGATGACGGTTCGGTTGACGCCACCGCCGATCTGGCCGGTGCACTTGGTACAATTGTCGTCAGGCACGAGCAGAACCGCGGCTACGGCGGTGCACTCAGGACGATCTTTGAAGTCGCCCATGCACTCGGTGCCGACGGTCTGGTGGTCCTGGACGCCGACGGCCAGCATGACCCTGACGAGATCCCGAGACTCCTCAAGAAACTGGATGACGGGGTCGATGTTGTCATAGGCTCACGATTTTTGAAAGGTTCCTGGACCAATGCACCGGCCTACCGGAAGTTCGGGATGAAAGTTCTCAACATCACCCTCTCCTTTGCCGGCGTATCCCATCTCACCGATACGCAATGTGGTTTTCGGGCCTATGGTCGACGAGCGATCGAAGCGATACGGATCTCCCAGGGAGGGATGTCGGCAGGATCGGAGATCCTCCTCCAGGCCGCAGAGCGCCACCTGAAGATCGAAGAAGTGCCGGTCAGCGTACGCTATGACCTCAAGAGTACCTCGACCCTGCACCCGGTCACCCATGGTTTTTCAGTCATGAATATGATAGTCCAGCAGATCTTTGCCAGGAGACCGCTGGCTTTTTTTGCAATTCCAGGATTTGGCTTTCTACTCCTCGGCTTCATCTCCGGATATAACCCTTTTCTGGGCTATTCCGTCACTTCGAAGATCCCCTCGCTCCTCGGTATCGGGAGTCTGGTCTTTCTGATCACGGGGACGCTTCTCATCGCCGTCGGTCTGGTCCTCATGCTCCTCGCAGATGGGCAGGATGGGTGAGGTGGTCTTCGTGCGTGAGTATGGGGGGTCAGGGTGATGGATGCAACGCCACCGGATCCGAAGATCTCGGTCATTGTCCCTGCAAAAAATGCCGGGACACAACTTCAACCCTGTCTTGATGCTCTTTTCAATCAGTCTATCCCGGTTTATGAGGTGATTCTCGTCGATGGAAATTCTACGGACGATACCGTCGAGATTGCCGGGCAGTATCCCCTCAGGATCATCTCCGAGGACTATGGGACCGTCGGCGGTGCACGGCAGGCCGGTTTTGAAGAGGCATCCGGCGACTATGTGGCCTACACCGATGCCGACTGTCGGCCTCTGCCAGACTGGCTCGAACACCTCTCTCCTGAACTTCGGCGCGGCGTTGCAGGAGTCGGGGGAGGGGTACGAAATATTGGGTCCGGCATCTGGGAAGAATCCATTGCCCTTGCACTGGACACGTTTCTGGGGAGTGCGAACTCTGTCCAGGACCGTCTCATCCCCTATAAGAAGAAGGTCTCCAGCATCAGCGGCTGCAACTGCATGTATCGGCGTCTGGACCTCCTGGAGGTCGGCGGGTTTGATGTCGGCCTCCCGGTCAATGAGGACACCGAGCTCAACAGGCGGATCCGAAGACTGGGCGACCTTGTGTACACCCCGGATGCGCTCGTCCTTCATGAACAGAAGCGGGGCCTCGGTGATTTTGCCCGGAGAATGCACTTCTTCGGCTATGGAAGAGGAAGGAACCGACTCTGGGACCTGCAGGTCGCCCCCCCGGTCCTCGGTCTCTTTGTTATTTTCACGTATTTTTCCTTTTTCGAAGTGTTTCTTCTGCTTCTTCTGATCTATTTTGGTCTGATCATCCTCTTTGATCTGGCGATATTCGTGAGGACGAGAAGGCCCGCCTATCTCCTCTCGGTCCCGGTCGTCTACCTGGTGGAGCATCTCTCCTATATGCTGGGGTTCTGGCATGGACTTGCACACAGTTTCTGGAGGAAATCATGAAGATCAGTCTGTTAAACCCACCATATTTCCCTCATTTTAGCAGGGGCGGACGCTGGCAGGATACGGGAAGAGGAGGTACCCTCTACTATCCGATCTGGCTGGCATACGCCGCCGCCCTCCTCGGTCAGGAGCACGAGATCGATCTCATCGACGCCCCCGCGAGGGGCTGGTCCAGAGATGACGTCGTCAGGTATATCTCCTGGTCAGACCCGGGTATGACGGTCATCGACTCCAGTTTCCCGAGTCTGAAAAACGACTGTGCCGTTGCCGGAGCCGTTCGAGAGGCCTGCCCGGGGACAAAGACGGTGCTGGTGGGACCGCCGGCGTCGCAGTTGCCTGACCGGATCCTGGAAGAGGGAGGTGTCGACATTGTTGCACGCTTCGAATATGATTTTACCCTGAGAGAACTTGCGAGAACAGTTGAGAAAGGGGAGGATCTGCGCCCTGTCCGCGGCATATCGTACCGCACCGATGGAACGACGGTTCATAATCCGGACCGGGAGTTCTCCTCTTCTGAAGACCTCGACGAGATCCCTTTCGTCTCTGAGGTCTATGACCAACATCTGAATATCGAGGACTATTTTCTTGGTCAGTCCCTCTATCCTGAGGTCCAGATCCTGACCGGGAGGGGGTGCCCGAACCAGTGCACCTTCTGCGCCTGGCCCCAGACCCTCACGGGACGGAAGTACCGGGTCAGGAGCATCTCCGGTGTGCTGGACGAACTCTCCTGGATCGAGGAGAACCTTGCGGTCAGGGAGGTTTTTTTTGAAGACGACACCTTCACGATCCATTCGCAGAGGGTGCTGGACTTTTGCAGAGAGTATCAGGAACGTGGCCTCACGATACCCTGGTCATGCAATGCCCGCGCCAACACCCTGGACCTCCGGACGATGCAGGAGATGAAAAGAGCACATTGCCGTCTTTTGATAACTGGATATGAGTCGGGGGACGACGAGATCTTAAGGAGGGTAAAAAAAGGTATCACCACCGATCAGATCCGTGCGTTCGCACGGAATGCCAGGAAGGCCGGACTGATGGTCCATGGTGATTTTATCATCGGTCTGCCGGGTGAGACGAAGGCCTCCATTGCGCGGACACGTGACCTCATCAGGGAGACGAGGCCTGAAGTTCTCCAGGTCGCGGTGGCCTCCCCCTTCCCGGGGACTGCATTTTATGCGTGGTGCAGGGAACAGGGGTATCTCCTCTACGAAGACTCGGACGGGTATCTTGACGCCCATGGCCATCAGAGGGCCGTCATCTCATATCCCGACCTGAGCGGCGAGCAGATGGTGGAGGAGGCCAACGCTCTTCTCCGCGGCTATTACCTCTCGCCCCGCTATGTCCCTCTGGTCCTCAGGCAGATCTTACGGAGAGATGGTACGGAAGAGGCGAAGAGGATCTGGCATTCGGCGAAGATGTTTCTCGGATATCTTCATCTGGGGCGAAAAATGTGAGGGGAGTGTGAAGGCGCCCGATGTATTGGTGGCCTATCCGGAGCGTGCATCCCACCGGATCGTCTCCACCAACCCGTCCACCAGCGACCATTCAGGTGCCCACCCGAGCACCTCGCGGGCCCTGGAGATATCCGCGAGCGAGTGGCGGACGTCGCCCTGGCGGACCGGGCCGTACTCCACCGGCACCTCGCGCCCGGCCGCCTCCATCACACCCCTGGCCAGGGTGTTGAGGTCGGTCTGCCGCCCGCGCGCGATGTTGAAGACCCCGGTCACGTCCCGCTCCATCGCGAGGAGGTTTGCCCGCACCACGTCGGCCACATAGACGAAGTCGCGGGTCTGCCCGCCGTCGCCGTGGATGGTGATCGGTTCGCCCGCCTTGACCCGGTCGGTGAAGATGGAGATCACTCCCGAGTACTGGGAGGAGGGATCCTGGCGCGGCCCGAAGACATTGAAGTACCGCAGCGCCACGGTCTTGAGCCCGAAGAGTTTTGAGAAGACTGCCTCATAGTGTTCGCCGGTCAGTTTGGAGATGGCGTACGGAGAGACCGGGGCCGGGAGCATCCCCTCGTGCTTCGGGAGGGTGGGCTCCTCGCCGTACACCGCCGACGAGGAGGCGAAGACGACTTTTTTCACGCCGGCGCCCCGCGCCGCGAGGAGGACGTCGAGCGTTCCGGTCTCGTTGACGGTGTGGGTGGCGAGGGGGTCGTCGACCGATTTCGGGACCGAGGCGATCGCCGCCTGGTGGAAGACGCCGTCGGCACCTCTGAAGATCTCCCGGAGGAGGGGGAGGTCGGTCACGCTCCCCTCGACGAACTCGACATCGAAGTCCTGGATGTTCTCACGATGACCGGTGGAGAGGTCGTCGATGACCACGACCTCGTGCTCATTCGAGAGCACCTCTGCGATATGGGAGCCGATGAACCCCGCACCCCCCGTTACGACATATCTCATGCGATCCGATTCCTTAGTGTATCGTATGGGTACATAGCACTGTCGGTCTCTTTTCCGGCTGCTTTTCACGTTTGAAATCGTCGTCGTACCTGACGATGTCGTCCTCTGTGATGTGTTCGCCGTTCTGGACCTCGATCACTTCGAGCGGGATCAGGCCCGGATTCTCGAGCCGGTGCTTCACCCCGGCGGGGACATAGGTGCTCTCGCCGGAGCGGACAAAGAACCGCTCCCCATTGTTCGAGACGAGGGCCGTACCCCTGACCACCACCCAGTGCTCGCTCCGGTGGTGGTGGAGTTGGAGCGAGAGCCTCCGACCGGGGAGGACGGTGATCCGTTTGATGGAGAAGGAAGGCCCACTTTCGAGGAGGGTGTATGAGCCCCAGGGCCTGAAGACCGTGGTGTGACTCTCGCATCGGGCGTCCCCTCGTGTCTGCAATGTCCCGACGATCTCGCCGACCCGCTGCGCCTCGGCCTTCGGGCAGACCAGGAGGACATCTCTGGTATCGACGATCGCCATCTCCGAGACCCCGATGGTGGCGACGAGGCGGTCGGAGACGATGAGGTTGTTCCCCCCATCGATCCCGAGGTGTTCGCCATGGACGACGTTTCCCTTTCCATCTTTTTCTGCAAGAGCATAAAAGGCGTCAAAACTTCCCACGTCGCTCCATGCCGAGGTGAGCGGGACGACCGCGGCCCTCTTCGTCCGCTCCATCACCCCGTAGTCGACCGAGATCGCCGGTGTCAGCCTGAAAGCCTCTTCAGTTGATTTTTCAAACGCCGAGAGGGCTTCTGGTATGCAGTGCCGGCACTCTTCGAAGAAGAGGCGGGTGTTGAAGAGGAACATCCCCGAGTTCCAGAGAAACCCGTCTTTGATATACTGCTCTGCCGTCTGAAGGTCGGGCTTTTCGACAAAGGCATCGACCCGATACCCCCCCTCGACCCGGGTGCCCGGCCTGATATAGCCGTACCCGGTCTGCGGCGAACGCGGGGGAACCCCGAAGGTGACGAGGTACTCTTCTGCCAGTCTCCCGGCCGCCTTCATCGCCGCTCCATAGGTTTCGTCGGTCTCGACGAGGTGGTCGGACGGGAAGACCGCGACGTGCTCTTCATCGTCGACGGCATGTTTCAGCCCGTACAGCACCGCCGGCAGAGTATTTTTCCCCTCTGGCTCGACGAGCACCCGGCACTCGGCTCCGACCCCTTTCATCTGGTCCATGACCAGGAACCGGTGGTCCGCGCTGGTGACCACCGTCACCTCGTCGGGTGCTGAGAAGAGCAGGGCCCTCCTGAGAGTCTTCTGGAAGAGTGACTCCCCCTCGAAGTACTGGAGAAATTGTTTCGGAAAATGGGAGCGGCTCAAGGGAAAGAGCCGGGTACCTCTCCCGCCTGCAAGTATCAAGGTCTTCATCTGTCCCCCCTGTTGGAATGGAAAAATCCTGTTTGGTCTATAAATCGTTGATAATATATAATGATGGTGGGTCTTTCACCGGCCCATCAGAAGAAAGGGATTCAGATTCATTCGGTTTTGTTGAGATCCTTTGAATTGATCGATTGAGATCATTCCTTATGGGGCTGATAGGCTAACCTGCTCTTATCTTCTGCAGGGGATGATCGAGAGTGAGTTCGAGAAAATCGGCCCTGTTGAATCTTCTTCAGGAGTGTGCATCAGGGGCTGACCACACCCTTGTCCTCGGGTGGCTGGTTTCCCGCCGTTCCCCCCGCAGAAGAGAGGGAGTAGGACGGTAATCCCCTCTTCAGCATCATCACATGCGCCTTCCTGCTCCTATCGCAATCCCGGGGGTCCGGGGGCAGCGCCCCCGGTGCAAGCATGCGGGAAGGCACGTCGATCAGAAGATCTCTTGAACAATGTTCAATCGCGGATGCTTGAGCCCGGGGTTCATGCCTGTTTCAACAGAGCCAGAGAATCATTCACTCGGTTTTCACACAGACGATATCGAGGACACCGTGGTTGCATGAGACCGAACTCTGCTCTTCGTCGACCTCGCTTTCGAGATCGATCGTCTCCTGTACGCCGCCGATCGTCAGGGTGACTGCCTTCGCCTCG contains:
- a CDS encoding DUF2206 domain-containing protein, producing MRVKNVFRLNDWDFRSFFIFVLSLQLALIGTFILDTFGLSLPFLREMIGFLYLTFVPGYLFLRIFRIHHLGNIETFLYAIGLSFAFLMFTGLFMNTVYPFFGIIHPITLVSVMITISVMVFFLCILAYVRDRTFSAHDLLPLGDVFSPPVLFFSLFPFVAIWGSYLMNHYQSTLLQMGLLMAIAIVPVIVMFTRLIPEKYYPYILFTLALALLFHTALITRYVWGWDIQEEFYLSNFVVSESFWDPTIYRNCNAMLSLVMLAPIYSLVLDMGMDWIFKILYPFFFALVPLGLYLFIGRQTNEKIAFLSGFFFMSIYTFYMSMPSLARQEIAELYLVIILLAMINQDLKWRQKSALFALFSVSLVVSHYGIAYLFVFILFCSWAIVAVESRFHLLDITSRILTGIQDRWGHFRGLKMQKFSFHPSVLPLNLVMIYLIFLSIWYIYTASSKPFDIGVIILDQVVESTSSELLSPDAAQGMAMITNPATTPLHEIGKYMHLLTISFIGLGFVATLFGQIKTRFDPRYLLFSFVALGLCFGGVALPYFASAINAPRLYQICLILLAPFCIIGGLAVLSGAMNRLGRPEAPYKLLSVFFAVFILFNCGWVYEVSHDRSTSFALNDEVDLVHFNQMEITGGEWLASLTSKNRIYADTYRYQLFKRYYGRPAMRVNPTTLLQEDDYMYLFMGTSNVQTKMLAVHSSRGVTLVFDRYDVSSPLLSYDLIYNNEGAEVYY
- a CDS encoding polysaccharide deacetylase family protein, with translation MDLEECYGGSSTFFFLALEDGDPDHAFNIEDLEGEIGTIINRGWEVGLHGGHDAYNNPEKIREEKKRLEDVLGRPPVGYRNHYLRFRVPETWEYIREAGFKYDTTFGYADCIGFRNGMCHPFIPYNLSKNQSIDLLEIPLAIMDCTFDLYMKLDASQAWEITKQVIDTVEQCHGVMTILWHNTYMRGEQLRMYHKILDYCSGKDAWLTNGAALCNHFMRD
- a CDS encoding glycosyltransferase family 2 protein, yielding MPFPGLRDLAVGHVVAAMPAFNEEHQIARTILAVKRYVDYVIVVDDGSVDATADLAGALGTIVVRHEQNRGYGGALRTIFEVAHALGADGLVVLDADGQHDPDEIPRLLKKLDDGVDVVIGSRFLKGSWTNAPAYRKFGMKVLNITLSFAGVSHLTDTQCGFRAYGRRAIEAIRISQGGMSAGSEILLQAAERHLKIEEVPVSVRYDLKSTSTLHPVTHGFSVMNMIVQQIFARRPLAFFAIPGFGFLLLGFISGYNPFLGYSVTSKIPSLLGIGSLVFLITGTLLIAVGLVLMLLADGQDG
- a CDS encoding glycosyltransferase, translating into MDATPPDPKISVIVPAKNAGTQLQPCLDALFNQSIPVYEVILVDGNSTDDTVEIAGQYPLRIISEDYGTVGGARQAGFEEASGDYVAYTDADCRPLPDWLEHLSPELRRGVAGVGGGVRNIGSGIWEESIALALDTFLGSANSVQDRLIPYKKKVSSISGCNCMYRRLDLLEVGGFDVGLPVNEDTELNRRIRRLGDLVYTPDALVLHEQKRGLGDFARRMHFFGYGRGRNRLWDLQVAPPVLGLFVIFTYFSFFEVFLLLLLIYFGLIILFDLAIFVRTRRPAYLLSVPVVYLVEHLSYMLGFWHGLAHSFWRKS
- a CDS encoding B12-binding domain-containing radical SAM protein, which codes for MKISLLNPPYFPHFSRGGRWQDTGRGGTLYYPIWLAYAAALLGQEHEIDLIDAPARGWSRDDVVRYISWSDPGMTVIDSSFPSLKNDCAVAGAVREACPGTKTVLVGPPASQLPDRILEEGGVDIVARFEYDFTLRELARTVEKGEDLRPVRGISYRTDGTTVHNPDREFSSSEDLDEIPFVSEVYDQHLNIEDYFLGQSLYPEVQILTGRGCPNQCTFCAWPQTLTGRKYRVRSISGVLDELSWIEENLAVREVFFEDDTFTIHSQRVLDFCREYQERGLTIPWSCNARANTLDLRTMQEMKRAHCRLLITGYESGDDEILRRVKKGITTDQIRAFARNARKAGLMVHGDFIIGLPGETKASIARTRDLIRETRPEVLQVAVASPFPGTAFYAWCREQGYLLYEDSDGYLDAHGHQRAVISYPDLSGEQMVEEANALLRGYYLSPRYVPLVLRQILRRDGTEEAKRIWHSAKMFLGYLHLGRKM
- a CDS encoding SDR family oxidoreductase, whose product is MRYVVTGGAGFIGSHIAEVLSNEHEVVVIDDLSTGHRENIQDFDVEFVEGSVTDLPLLREIFRGADGVFHQAAIASVPKSVDDPLATHTVNETGTLDVLLAARGAGVKKVVFASSSAVYGEEPTLPKHEGMLPAPVSPYAISKLTGEHYEAVFSKLFGLKTVALRYFNVFGPRQDPSSQYSGVISIFTDRVKAGEPITIHGDGGQTRDFVYVADVVRANLLAMERDVTGVFNIARGRQTDLNTLARGVMEAAGREVPVEYGPVRQGDVRHSLADISRAREVLGWAPEWSLVDGLVETIRWDARSG
- a CDS encoding mannose-1-phosphate guanylyltransferase/mannose-6-phosphate isomerase, giving the protein MKTLILAGGRGTRLFPLSRSHFPKQFLQYFEGESLFQKTLRRALLFSAPDEVTVVTSADHRFLVMDQMKGVGAECRVLVEPEGKNTLPAVLYGLKHAVDDEEHVAVFPSDHLVETDETYGAAMKAAGRLAEEYLVTFGVPPRSPQTGYGYIRPGTRVEGGYRVDAFVEKPDLQTAEQYIKDGFLWNSGMFLFNTRLFFEECRHCIPEALSAFEKSTEEAFRLTPAISVDYGVMERTKRAAVVPLTSAWSDVGSFDAFYALAEKDGKGNVVHGEHLGIDGGNNLIVSDRLVATIGVSEMAIVDTRDVLLVCPKAEAQRVGEIVGTLQTRGDARCESHTTVFRPWGSYTLLESGPSFSIKRITVLPGRRLSLQLHHHRSEHWVVVRGTALVSNNGERFFVRSGESTYVPAGVKHRLENPGLIPLEVIEVQNGEHITEDDIVRYDDDFKREKQPEKRPTVLCTHTIH